The proteins below are encoded in one region of Micromonospora sp. DSM 45708:
- a CDS encoding replication-relaxation family protein: protein MAAELGRLTPRDRHLLDLLDQHRTFTTDQLVDLAFGSVGRARNRLNTLHDRDILDRFRHYQRPGSQAWRWTLGPVGAALIAAGRGETFPRPAAVRDATARLAMSPTLAHLLTVNGFFVALTAHARAYPGARLGRWWNEARCREACGNLVRPDGHGVWADNGPAVPFWFEADLGTETLGRVVGKLTGYAALPPRRAYPVLFWLPTAARETNLHAHLRRAGVPDGLTVATAAADHPAASGGPAGPIWRIVSLRDRVSLADLPAPPGDGGAPWDG from the coding sequence GTGGCCGCCGAACTCGGCCGACTCACCCCCCGAGACCGGCACCTCCTGGACCTGCTCGACCAGCACCGAACCTTCACCACCGACCAGCTCGTCGACCTCGCCTTCGGATCCGTCGGCCGTGCCCGCAACCGCCTCAACACCCTCCACGATCGAGACATCCTCGACCGCTTCCGCCACTACCAGCGGCCCGGCTCGCAAGCGTGGAGGTGGACCCTCGGCCCGGTCGGCGCGGCACTCATTGCGGCCGGACGAGGCGAGACGTTCCCCCGCCCGGCCGCCGTACGCGACGCCACCGCCCGACTCGCCATGTCCCCGACACTGGCGCACCTGCTCACGGTGAACGGGTTCTTCGTCGCACTCACCGCACACGCCCGTGCCTACCCGGGGGCGCGGTTGGGGCGGTGGTGGAACGAGGCGCGCTGCCGTGAGGCGTGCGGCAACCTGGTACGCCCGGACGGACACGGCGTGTGGGCCGACAACGGCCCGGCGGTGCCGTTCTGGTTCGAGGCCGACCTCGGCACCGAAACGCTTGGCCGGGTGGTGGGCAAGCTGACCGGCTACGCCGCACTACCGCCCCGCCGCGCGTATCCGGTGCTGTTCTGGCTACCCACCGCTGCCCGTGAGACCAACCTCCATGCCCACCTCCGGCGGGCCGGGGTGCCGGACGGGCTGACCGTGGCCACCGCCGCCGCCGACCACCCCGCCGCGTCCGGCGGCCCGGCGGGGCCGATCTGGCGCATCGTGAGCCTCCGCGACCGGGTGAGCCTGGCCGACCTACCCGCACCGCCCGGGGACGGTGGTGCGCCGTGGGACGGATAG
- a CDS encoding M23 family metallopeptidase has translation MGRIAVWGAAGVAGSLLLLTAATAGVVSSVFGGGGSCGGAVTVPGATPAGLSAEQARNAGVVVTVGERLRVPVRGWVIAVATALQESSLINHGDLGPNNDHDSLGLFQQRPSQGWGTPEQIMNPEYAAVTFYEALLRVPGWERLPLTEAAQKVQRSAYPDAYARHETRATEIVTAYTGGTLPVCDGAPISASGWTRPVAGTAGSGYRAADRPAHDGVDIMAAKGTVIRAASGGVVVRVRCNVGGDSWEPTGGPMPCDRDGYPGLGGCGWYAEIRHAGDIVSRYCHMVRQPMVRKGQTVIAGQPIGHVGSSGNSSGPHLHFEIHEDFLAAENNAVDPVPFMRERGVAL, from the coding sequence GTGGGACGGATAGCCGTTTGGGGCGCGGCCGGGGTTGCCGGATCGCTGCTGTTGCTGACGGCTGCTACCGCCGGAGTCGTCTCGTCGGTATTCGGTGGTGGGGGTAGCTGCGGCGGGGCGGTCACTGTGCCGGGTGCGACCCCGGCGGGGTTGTCGGCTGAGCAGGCCCGTAACGCTGGGGTGGTCGTGACCGTGGGTGAGCGGTTGCGGGTGCCGGTGCGCGGGTGGGTGATCGCGGTTGCCACCGCTCTGCAGGAATCCTCGTTGATCAACCACGGTGACCTCGGCCCGAACAACGATCATGACTCGCTGGGGCTGTTCCAACAGCGACCGTCGCAAGGATGGGGCACCCCGGAACAGATCATGAACCCCGAGTACGCCGCCGTGACGTTCTACGAGGCGTTGCTACGGGTGCCCGGGTGGGAACGGCTACCGCTCACCGAGGCCGCACAGAAGGTGCAACGGTCGGCGTACCCGGACGCCTACGCCAGACACGAGACGCGAGCAACCGAGATCGTGACGGCGTACACCGGCGGAACGCTGCCCGTGTGCGACGGTGCGCCGATCAGTGCGTCCGGGTGGACCCGCCCTGTGGCCGGCACAGCAGGTTCCGGCTACCGCGCCGCCGACCGGCCAGCCCACGACGGAGTCGACATCATGGCCGCGAAAGGCACCGTCATCCGTGCCGCGTCCGGCGGCGTCGTGGTGCGCGTGCGATGCAACGTCGGGGGTGACTCGTGGGAACCTACCGGCGGCCCGATGCCATGCGACCGTGACGGCTATCCCGGGCTCGGCGGGTGTGGCTGGTATGCGGAGATCCGCCACGCGGGCGACATCGTTTCGCGGTACTGCCACATGGTGCGACAGCCGATGGTGCGGAAAGGGCAGACCGTGATAGCGGGGCAGCCTATCGGCCACGTCGGGAGTTCCGGTAACTCGTCCGGTCCGCATTTGCATTTCGAGATCCACGAAGACTTTCTCGCCGCCGAGAACAATGCCGTTGACCCGGTTCCTTTCATGCGCGAAAGGGGCGTGGCCCTGTAG
- a CDS encoding DUF932 domain-containing protein, producing MAHELETFANGQTAFASARLSAWHQLGTVTDACMTAEEVMSKAWLGGWEVRKIAIQGIEVTERGVTKIDCPDKYMTVRTNPATGETEYLGVVGEDYSVVQNEQVAETLNLLVDASGAHFETAGSMRKGRSVFVTMKLPTAMQIAEVDDMDLYLAATTSHDGTASLRLDATPVRIVCANTQALAYQRSRSSYTFRHTSNVTSKIAEARQALGLMWKAFGDFETEAEKMINESLTMGEFEKIVAQVWPLANDASDTAKNNAKQRTATLRYLIRDADTQKAITGTRWAGYQAITEYVDHFAPAKTDLARATRALTGAGADIKARAFELLAV from the coding sequence GTGGCACACGAACTCGAAACCTTCGCCAACGGCCAGACGGCCTTCGCCTCCGCAAGGCTGAGCGCCTGGCACCAACTCGGCACCGTCACCGACGCGTGCATGACCGCCGAGGAGGTCATGAGTAAGGCGTGGCTGGGCGGCTGGGAGGTTCGCAAGATCGCCATCCAGGGCATCGAGGTCACCGAGCGGGGCGTGACGAAAATCGACTGCCCCGACAAGTACATGACCGTGCGGACCAACCCGGCCACCGGTGAGACCGAGTACCTCGGCGTGGTCGGCGAGGACTACAGCGTGGTGCAGAACGAGCAGGTCGCCGAGACCCTCAACCTCCTGGTCGATGCCTCCGGCGCGCACTTCGAGACCGCCGGCTCCATGCGCAAGGGCCGGTCGGTGTTCGTGACCATGAAGCTGCCCACGGCGATGCAGATCGCCGAGGTCGACGACATGGACCTCTATCTCGCGGCCACCACCTCCCACGACGGCACCGCCTCACTGCGCCTCGACGCGACCCCGGTCAGGATCGTCTGCGCGAATACGCAGGCCCTCGCCTACCAGCGGTCGCGCAGCTCGTACACGTTCCGGCACACCTCGAACGTCACCAGCAAGATTGCCGAGGCCCGGCAGGCCCTCGGCCTGATGTGGAAAGCGTTCGGCGACTTCGAGACCGAAGCCGAAAAAATGATCAACGAGTCGTTGACCATGGGCGAGTTCGAGAAGATCGTCGCCCAGGTCTGGCCCCTCGCCAACGATGCCTCCGACACCGCGAAGAACAACGCGAAGCAGCGCACGGCCACGTTGCGGTACCTCATCCGCGACGCGGACACGCAGAAGGCGATAACGGGCACCCGGTGGGCCGGATACCAGGCCATCACCGAGTACGTGGACCACTTCGCCCCCGCCAAGACCGACCTCGCCCGCGCGACGCGGGCGTTGACCGGTGCCGGCGCGGACATCAAGGCCCGTGCGTTCGAGCTGCTGGCGGTCTGA
- a CDS encoding MarR family transcriptional regulator has translation MSANANSAPSTTAATVARTLVNHPEGITVRDLAAEAGVGQSTASKALAAMEADGTATRTPGPTNGNRKSADIWHLATTDELTPADATPDATDEPTPADDATDATPDAADEPTSGDDATPDATDEPTPADDANGGGGADESALPEAPVSGAPVAPRQPDLKVLIMAGVLGGHPDGITADNAINESGLSVVMGDTILAAMEVAGAARRLPVDDDGNELWVIGDGDLATVDPANAPTHSTCPTCGHTRKIRRPLARRTTGTGRTTGEINSDGSVKLAKNELRHRVEAFMRDLGTGHDVTPGTVAREIGGRSPGAVRNAMEKLTGFGVLILTREAPETYALADNPPAPTAEVRAFMAPGQTDEAVSADEEAGTDEAAAAPVAA, from the coding sequence ATGTCCGCCAACGCCAACAGCGCCCCGAGCACCACCGCCGCTACCGTCGCCCGGACCCTCGTCAACCACCCCGAGGGCATCACCGTTCGTGACCTGGCCGCCGAGGCCGGGGTGGGACAGTCGACCGCCTCCAAGGCACTCGCCGCGATGGAGGCCGACGGCACCGCCACCCGCACCCCCGGCCCGACCAACGGCAACCGCAAGAGCGCCGACATCTGGCACCTCGCCACCACCGACGAGCTGACCCCGGCCGACGCGACGCCGGACGCGACGGACGAGCCGACCCCGGCCGACGACGCCACCGACGCGACACCAGACGCGGCGGACGAGCCGACCTCGGGCGACGACGCGACCCCGGACGCCACCGACGAGCCGACCCCCGCCGACGACGCGAACGGGGGCGGCGGGGCGGATGAGTCCGCGCTCCCAGAGGCCCCCGTGTCCGGTGCGCCGGTTGCCCCGCGTCAGCCTGACCTGAAGGTGTTGATCATGGCCGGTGTGTTGGGTGGGCACCCGGACGGCATCACCGCCGACAATGCGATCAACGAGAGCGGTCTGTCGGTCGTCATGGGCGACACGATCCTCGCCGCGATGGAGGTTGCCGGGGCCGCGCGTCGTCTGCCGGTTGACGACGACGGTAACGAGTTGTGGGTCATCGGCGACGGGGACCTCGCCACGGTGGACCCGGCCAACGCCCCGACGCACTCCACGTGCCCGACGTGCGGTCACACCCGCAAGATCCGCCGCCCCTTGGCTCGGCGCACCACGGGCACCGGCCGCACGACCGGCGAGATCAACAGTGACGGGTCGGTGAAGCTGGCAAAGAACGAGTTGCGGCACCGTGTCGAGGCGTTCATGCGTGACCTCGGCACCGGCCACGACGTGACCCCCGGCACCGTCGCCCGTGAGATCGGCGGACGCAGTCCCGGCGCGGTCCGCAACGCCATGGAGAAGCTGACCGGGTTCGGGGTGCTGATCCTGACCCGTGAGGCCCCGGAGACCTACGCCCTCGCCGACAACCCGCCCGCCCCGACCGCTGAGGTTCGCGCGTTCATGGCCCCGGGGCAGACCGACGAGGCCGTCAGTGCCGACGAGGAGGCCGGCACCGACGAGGCCGCCGCCGCGCCGGTCGCGGCCTGA